From one Angustibacter luteus genomic stretch:
- a CDS encoding alpha/beta fold hydrolase, which yields MDGGEEVEVGGRRRRQVGAALLGLALLTCSCTGAGPRGAASSAATTAAAAGAGATGPGGPGWSGWRSCAGTELASLLCGSLVVPLDHDHPADPAGQAGRTLTLEVAEGGDRSADRTLLFLTGGPGQPGVPFAPRIIASLGEIAQHHRVVLVDQRGTGANALVCPLLQEQVGYADLEVPTDQAVTECGSAIGADAAHYGTTDTVADLEQLRAAIGVDRWSIDGVSYGTYVAQRYAAAHQAHVDRLVLDSVVPVDAFSGTNVESFPDVAAVLRDVCAAEHCAGDPAQDLSTVVARYRLGPALLDVVSLMSVVDPDFTGLLAALHAAAAGEPEALRTLVHHWQDASAGPADQLSQGLHASTLCLDLDFPWGGADAAPASRAQAADRAVARLSSSQLFPFDAQTARGNGELRTCELWPKVADPQPASLELRGVRALLLHGSRDLSTPLAWAHRAQADLPGSRLVVVPGAGHGVQTRGPASARAVVADFLG from the coding sequence ATGGACGGCGGCGAGGAGGTCGAGGTGGGTGGTCGTCGGCGACGGCAGGTCGGGGCAGCGCTCCTGGGCCTCGCGCTGCTGACCTGCTCGTGCACGGGGGCAGGACCACGCGGGGCAGCCTCGAGCGCAGCGACGACTGCGGCGGCAGCGGGAGCAGGGGCGACCGGGCCGGGCGGGCCCGGCTGGTCCGGTTGGCGGTCGTGCGCCGGCACGGAGCTCGCGTCGCTGCTCTGCGGGTCCCTCGTCGTCCCGCTCGACCACGACCATCCGGCTGACCCAGCTGGTCAGGCTGGCCGCACCCTCACGCTCGAGGTCGCCGAGGGCGGGGACCGGTCTGCCGACCGCACGCTGCTCTTCCTGACCGGAGGCCCGGGGCAACCCGGCGTCCCGTTCGCGCCGCGGATCATCGCGTCGCTCGGCGAGATCGCTCAGCATCATCGCGTCGTGCTCGTCGACCAGCGCGGGACGGGGGCGAACGCGCTGGTCTGCCCCCTGCTGCAGGAGCAGGTCGGCTACGCGGACCTCGAGGTGCCGACCGACCAGGCGGTCACCGAGTGCGGCTCGGCGATCGGCGCGGACGCCGCGCACTACGGGACCACCGACACGGTCGCCGACCTGGAGCAGCTACGGGCCGCGATCGGGGTGGACCGGTGGTCGATCGACGGCGTCTCGTACGGCACCTACGTCGCCCAGCGGTACGCCGCCGCGCACCAGGCCCACGTCGACCGGCTGGTGCTGGACTCCGTGGTGCCGGTGGACGCGTTCTCCGGCACGAACGTCGAGTCCTTCCCGGACGTCGCCGCCGTGCTGCGTGACGTGTGCGCCGCTGAGCACTGCGCCGGCGACCCGGCCCAGGACCTGTCCACGGTCGTCGCGCGGTACCGGCTCGGCCCCGCCCTGCTGGACGTCGTCTCCCTGATGTCGGTGGTCGACCCGGACTTCACCGGCCTGCTCGCGGCGCTGCACGCCGCGGCCGCGGGCGAGCCCGAGGCGTTGCGCACGCTGGTCCACCACTGGCAGGACGCCAGCGCCGGCCCGGCGGACCAGCTCAGCCAGGGCCTGCACGCCAGCACTCTGTGCCTGGACCTCGACTTCCCGTGGGGCGGCGCGGACGCCGCCCCGGCGAGCCGGGCCCAGGCCGCGGACCGCGCGGTGGCCCGGCTCTCGTCGTCCCAGCTGTTTCCCTTCGACGCGCAGACCGCGCGCGGCAACGGCGAGCTGCGCACCTGCGAGCTGTGGCCGAAGGTCGCCGACCCGCAGCCCGCGTCGCTCGAGCTGCGCGGCGTGCGCGCGCTGCTGCTGCACGGCTCGCGCGACCTGTCCACGCCCCTGGCCTGGGCGCACCGGGCGCAGGCCGACCTGCCAGGGTCGCGGCTGGTCGTCGTCCCCGGCGCGGGCCACGGCGTCCAGACCCGCGGACCAGCCTCGGCGCGCGCAGTGGTGGCCGACTTCCTGGGTTGA
- a CDS encoding helicase C-terminal domain-containing protein → MATRPAAAPRSLADELRSWDDARLVALLRARPDVMTPLPNDLTTVAARCTTRASVHRVLDSLDTFELQVLDALAALPDPASRTDVARLLGVRPTSLAATLDRLRDLALVWGRDAALRLVLTVRDTLGPFPAGLGPPSPTAPDGAEVDALLAQAPEGAREVLDRLVWQSPVGAVRGADRPTSRTTARSPVEWLLAHRLLAVLDPDHVVLPREVGLHLRGGRVHRDVQPEPPAIAASERAPRLVDAAAGGAASDLLRLVAELGELWGVTPPPVLRSGGLGVRDLRRTAAALDLPEPAAAVVIELAYAAGLVADDGQVGASWAPTPAYDAWTSEPPAGRWRRIAGAWLGMSRVPELVGQRDDRDTVRAALSADVDRAPAASVRQSVLAVLAELPTGSAPDVETLLSRLRWRRPRRTGSLAEQLARWTVQEAELLGVTGRGALSAAGRALLAGDDDEVEQVVAALLPAPVDHVLLQADLTAVAPGPLEVDLGRLMHLAADVESRGGATVYRFTPDSVRRALDSGWAAEQLLAELGEASRTPVPQPLEYLVRDVARRHGRIRVGAAKSFVRSDDESVLRELMADRRAAPLSLRALAPSVLAAQAEPATVLQVLRSMGLAPAAESATGEVVVRRPDARRTPLRQPPAPTRGEVTPAADPLLQAVVRALRSAAPPAPAPAGPALAPTEPTHTLAVLREAIERRQRVWIGYADGTGRVERRVVEPLSVEGGRVTAFDHSREEVRSFSVHRVTGVAPASVDESRPGGHPDR, encoded by the coding sequence ATGGCTACTCGACCGGCTGCGGCACCACGCAGTCTCGCCGACGAGCTGCGGTCGTGGGACGACGCGCGGCTCGTCGCCCTGCTGCGCGCCCGCCCGGACGTGATGACCCCGCTGCCGAACGACCTGACGACCGTGGCCGCCCGCTGCACGACCCGGGCCAGCGTGCACCGGGTGCTCGACAGCCTGGACACCTTCGAGCTGCAGGTCCTTGACGCGCTCGCGGCGCTGCCCGACCCGGCCAGTCGCACGGACGTGGCGCGGCTGCTCGGCGTCCGGCCGACGAGCCTGGCCGCGACGCTGGACCGGCTGCGGGACCTCGCCCTGGTCTGGGGTCGGGATGCCGCGCTGCGACTGGTGCTGACCGTGCGGGACACGCTCGGACCGTTCCCCGCCGGCCTGGGGCCGCCCTCACCGACCGCCCCCGACGGCGCCGAGGTGGACGCGCTGCTCGCCCAGGCACCCGAAGGGGCGCGGGAGGTCCTGGACCGGCTGGTCTGGCAGTCGCCCGTAGGTGCCGTGCGGGGCGCGGACCGGCCGACCAGCCGGACGACGGCCCGGTCGCCGGTGGAGTGGTTACTGGCCCACCGCCTGCTCGCGGTGCTGGACCCGGACCACGTCGTGCTGCCCCGCGAGGTCGGCCTGCACCTGCGAGGCGGACGGGTGCACCGCGACGTCCAGCCGGAGCCACCCGCCATCGCGGCGAGCGAGCGGGCCCCGCGGTTGGTCGACGCCGCGGCCGGTGGGGCGGCCAGCGACCTGCTCCGGCTGGTCGCCGAGCTCGGTGAGCTCTGGGGGGTGACGCCGCCGCCGGTGCTGCGCTCCGGTGGCCTCGGCGTCCGCGACCTGCGCCGGACGGCGGCCGCGTTGGACCTCCCCGAGCCGGCCGCAGCGGTCGTCATCGAGCTGGCGTACGCGGCGGGGCTCGTCGCGGACGACGGCCAGGTCGGCGCGTCGTGGGCGCCGACCCCGGCTTACGACGCGTGGACGTCGGAGCCGCCGGCCGGACGGTGGCGCCGGATCGCCGGAGCGTGGCTGGGCATGTCGCGGGTCCCGGAGCTGGTCGGCCAGCGCGACGACCGCGACACCGTGCGCGCGGCCCTGTCCGCCGACGTGGACCGGGCGCCGGCAGCGAGCGTGCGGCAGAGCGTGCTCGCCGTGCTCGCCGAGCTTCCCACGGGTAGCGCGCCGGACGTGGAGACCCTGCTGAGCCGGCTGCGGTGGCGGCGGCCTCGACGGACCGGTTCGTTGGCCGAGCAGCTCGCCCGCTGGACCGTGCAGGAAGCCGAGCTGCTGGGCGTGACCGGCCGGGGCGCGCTCAGCGCGGCGGGTCGCGCCCTGCTGGCGGGTGACGACGACGAGGTCGAGCAGGTGGTCGCCGCGCTGCTGCCGGCCCCGGTCGACCACGTGCTGCTGCAGGCCGACCTCACCGCGGTGGCTCCGGGTCCGCTCGAGGTCGACCTCGGCCGCCTGATGCACCTGGCCGCAGACGTCGAGTCCCGCGGCGGCGCGACCGTCTACCGGTTCACCCCGGACAGCGTGCGCCGAGCCCTGGACAGCGGCTGGGCCGCGGAGCAGCTGCTCGCCGAGCTGGGCGAGGCCAGCCGGACGCCGGTGCCCCAACCCCTGGAGTACCTGGTGCGCGACGTCGCCCGTCGGCACGGCCGGATCCGGGTCGGCGCCGCGAAGTCCTTCGTGCGCAGTGACGACGAGAGCGTGCTGCGCGAGCTGATGGCCGACCGGCGGGCGGCCCCGCTGTCCTTGCGCGCGCTGGCACCCAGTGTCCTGGCGGCCCAGGCGGAGCCGGCGACCGTCCTGCAGGTCCTGCGGTCCATGGGCCTGGCCCCGGCGGCCGAGTCCGCGACCGGCGAGGTGGTGGTGCGTCGTCCGGACGCCCGCCGCACCCCGCTGCGCCAGCCCCCAGCCCCCACCCGCGGCGAGGTCACCCCCGCCGCCGACCCGCTGCTGCAGGCCGTGGTCCGGGCGCTGCGCTCGGCGGCGCCGCCCGCACCCGCGCCAGCCGGTCCGGCCCTGGCCCCGACCGAGCCGACGCACACGCTCGCCGTGCTGCGCGAGGCGATCGAGCGCCGGCAAAGGGTGTGGATCGGCTACGCCGACGGCACCGGCCGGGTGGAGCGCCGCGTCGTCGAACCCCTCAGCGTCGAGGGCGGGCGGGTGACGGCGTTCGACCACAGCCGCGAGGAGGTCCGCTCGTTCTCGGTGCACCGGGTGACAGGGGTCGCGCCGGCGTCGGTCGACGAATCCAGGCCCGGAGGTCACCCCGATCGCTAG
- a CDS encoding AMP-binding protein produces MTAPSYTSAISDTPLLGETIGANLERTVARWGDREALVDVPTHRRWTYSELDVEVDELALGLLELGIAKGERVGIWSPNCAEWVLLQYATAKIGAVLVNVNPAYRSHELAYVINQSGLRLLVSAVQHKTSDYRGMVEQVRGDCPGLSDVVYIGEQSWTDLVANGSRVDHVRLHEREALLGADDPINIQYTSGTTGFPKGATLSHHNILNNGFFVGELVHYSELDRICIPVPFYHCFGMVMGNLAATSHGACMVIPAPSFDPAATLAAVQDEQCTSLYGVPTMFIGELGLADFADYDLTSLRTGIMAGSPCPVEVMKRVVAEMHMAEVAICYGMTETSPVSTMTRSDDDLARRTETVGRTMPHLESKVVDPATGLTVRRGEPGELCTRGHTVMLGYWDEPEKTAEAIDAARWMHTGDLATMDGDGYVNIVGRIKDLVIRGGENVYPREVEEFLYGHPDIADVSVVGVPDEKYGEELMAWIVLKPDAEPLDAEAVRAFCAGKIAHYKVPRYVHVVDGFPMTVTGKIRKVEMREAAVEILGLPT; encoded by the coding sequence ATGACCGCGCCGTCGTACACCTCAGCCATCTCGGACACCCCACTGCTGGGCGAGACGATCGGGGCGAACCTGGAGCGCACGGTGGCCCGCTGGGGTGACCGCGAGGCTCTGGTGGACGTGCCGACGCACCGGCGCTGGACGTACAGCGAGCTGGACGTCGAGGTCGACGAGCTCGCGCTCGGGCTGCTCGAGCTCGGCATCGCGAAGGGCGAGCGGGTGGGCATCTGGAGCCCGAACTGCGCGGAGTGGGTGCTGCTGCAGTACGCGACGGCCAAGATCGGCGCGGTCCTGGTCAACGTCAACCCGGCCTACCGCAGCCACGAGCTGGCCTACGTGATCAACCAGTCCGGGCTGCGGCTGCTGGTCAGCGCGGTGCAGCACAAGACCTCGGACTACCGCGGCATGGTCGAGCAGGTGCGCGGGGACTGCCCGGGGCTGAGTGACGTCGTCTACATCGGCGAGCAGTCCTGGACGGACCTGGTGGCCAACGGCAGCCGGGTCGACCACGTCCGGTTGCACGAGCGGGAGGCGCTGCTCGGCGCCGACGACCCGATCAACATCCAGTACACGTCGGGCACCACGGGCTTCCCCAAGGGCGCCACGCTGAGCCACCACAACATCCTGAACAACGGGTTCTTCGTCGGGGAGCTCGTGCACTACAGCGAGCTCGACCGGATCTGCATCCCGGTGCCCTTCTACCACTGCTTCGGCATGGTGATGGGCAACCTGGCGGCCACCTCGCACGGTGCCTGCATGGTGATCCCGGCGCCGTCGTTCGACCCGGCCGCGACGCTGGCGGCGGTGCAGGACGAGCAGTGCACCTCGCTGTACGGCGTCCCGACCATGTTCATCGGCGAGCTCGGCCTGGCCGACTTCGCCGACTACGACCTGACGTCCCTGCGCACCGGGATCATGGCCGGCTCGCCTTGCCCCGTCGAGGTGATGAAGCGGGTGGTCGCCGAGATGCACATGGCCGAGGTGGCCATCTGCTACGGCATGACGGAGACCTCGCCGGTGTCCACCATGACCCGCTCGGACGACGACCTGGCCCGTCGCACCGAGACGGTCGGGCGGACCATGCCGCACCTGGAGTCCAAGGTGGTCGACCCGGCGACGGGCCTGACCGTGCGGCGCGGTGAGCCGGGCGAGCTGTGCACCCGTGGGCACACCGTGATGCTGGGCTACTGGGACGAGCCGGAGAAGACCGCCGAGGCGATCGACGCGGCGCGCTGGATGCACACCGGTGACCTGGCGACGATGGACGGCGACGGCTACGTCAACATCGTCGGCCGGATCAAGGACCTGGTGATCCGTGGGGGCGAGAACGTCTACCCCCGTGAGGTCGAGGAGTTCCTGTACGGCCACCCGGACATCGCCGACGTCTCGGTGGTCGGGGTGCCGGACGAGAAGTACGGCGAGGAGCTGATGGCCTGGATCGTGCTGAAGCCGGACGCCGAGCCGCTGGACGCCGAGGCCGTGCGCGCCTTCTGCGCCGGCAAGATCGCGCACTACAAGGTGCCCCGCTACGTGCACGTGGTGGACGGCTT
- a CDS encoding winged helix-turn-helix domain-containing protein: MPESREPQPVRVLSGAQTLRALAHPVRLKLLELVSLRGPLTASQCAALVGESPSSCSFHLRQLAKYGYVEEAPGGTGRNRPWQMTSVSHQWSPAQDSDVAARAAGAALSERFRERTAELHREYAEVAAAFGPQWTEAALDLTGNAYLTVAELAEIQADLLAVMSRYLDRITDPSQRPAGARLVHLAALGFPRADGLEPGMDDSDA; the protein is encoded by the coding sequence ATGCCCGAGTCCCGCGAGCCGCAGCCGGTGCGCGTCCTGTCCGGGGCCCAGACGCTGCGAGCGCTGGCTCACCCCGTCCGGCTGAAGCTGCTCGAACTGGTCAGCCTGCGCGGCCCGCTGACCGCGAGCCAGTGCGCTGCGCTGGTCGGCGAGTCGCCGTCGTCCTGCTCGTTCCACCTACGCCAGCTGGCCAAGTACGGGTACGTCGAGGAGGCGCCCGGTGGCACCGGGCGCAACCGGCCGTGGCAGATGACGTCGGTCTCGCACCAGTGGTCTCCGGCGCAGGACTCGGACGTCGCGGCGCGGGCCGCGGGGGCGGCGCTCAGCGAGCGCTTCCGGGAGCGCACTGCCGAGCTGCACCGCGAGTACGCCGAGGTCGCCGCGGCGTTCGGGCCGCAGTGGACGGAGGCGGCGCTGGACCTCACCGGCAACGCGTACCTGACCGTGGCCGAGCTCGCCGAGATCCAGGCCGACCTGCTCGCGGTCATGTCGCGCTACCTCGACCGGATCACCGACCCCTCCCAGCGGCCCGCCGGGGCGCGCCTGGTGCACCTGGCCGCGCTCGGCTTCCCGCGCGCGGACGGACTGGAGCCCGGAATGGACGACAGCGATGCGTGA
- a CDS encoding LLM class flavin-dependent oxidoreductase — protein MAASAGPNIGVVVLPQQRWAEAAARWRAVEQMGFAHAWTYDHLAWQSLADEPWFATVPTLTAAALVTERIRLGTWVASPNYRHPVPFAKDLMSLDDVSGGRFLLGVGAGGSGWDAAVLGVEAPSPGARVRRLEEFVQLLDLLLTQPSTTWRGEWFSAVEARMVPGSVERPRMPFVVAANGPKGIAVAARRGDAWATTGAPASSDGADDQDAWWRGVAGLVGRFEDAAGEAGRDPVAMGRYLNLDSGAVFSLSSADAFADAVGRAAELGFTDVVTHWPREAGIYAGDVRVLEAIAPNA, from the coding sequence ATGGCTGCATCAGCTGGTCCGAACATCGGCGTCGTCGTTCTCCCGCAGCAGCGCTGGGCCGAGGCGGCGGCCCGCTGGCGAGCGGTCGAGCAGATGGGGTTCGCGCACGCCTGGACCTACGACCACCTGGCCTGGCAGTCACTGGCCGACGAGCCCTGGTTCGCCACCGTGCCGACGCTCACCGCGGCGGCCCTGGTGACCGAGCGGATCCGCCTCGGCACGTGGGTGGCGTCGCCGAACTACCGCCACCCGGTGCCCTTCGCCAAGGACCTGATGAGCCTGGACGACGTCAGCGGCGGCCGCTTCCTGCTCGGGGTCGGCGCGGGTGGCAGCGGGTGGGACGCCGCGGTGCTGGGCGTCGAGGCGCCCTCGCCGGGCGCCAGGGTGCGGCGGCTGGAGGAGTTCGTGCAGCTGCTGGACCTGCTGCTCACCCAGCCGTCGACGACGTGGCGCGGCGAGTGGTTCAGCGCGGTCGAGGCGCGGATGGTGCCGGGCAGCGTCGAGCGGCCGCGGATGCCGTTCGTGGTCGCGGCCAACGGTCCGAAGGGGATCGCCGTGGCGGCCCGGCGCGGGGATGCCTGGGCGACGACCGGGGCGCCCGCCAGCTCGGACGGCGCGGACGACCAGGACGCCTGGTGGCGCGGGGTCGCGGGGCTGGTGGGCCGGTTCGAGGACGCCGCGGGAGAGGCGGGTCGCGACCCCGTCGCCATGGGGCGCTACCTGAACCTGGACTCCGGCGCCGTGTTCTCGCTGTCCTCCGCGGACGCGTTCGCGGACGCGGTCGGTCGGGCTGCTGAGCTGGGGTTCACGGACGTGGTGACGCACTGGCCGCGCGAGGCCGGGATCTACGCCGGCGACGTCCGGGTGCTGGAGGCGATCGCCCCGAACGCCTGA
- a CDS encoding MFS transporter yields MRELLKDRNLRLLLVGQTLSMFGDTAMLLVLAMWAKQLTGSNSAAGTVLAAVIVPTLLAPLGGIVIDRLPRRPLMIAVDVATAAVVLTLLLVHDEGDLWLLYVVGFLYGASLVLFQSARAALLTTMLPEQLLGPANGSLGTVREALRLVGPLTGAALFAGFGGHAVAVLDAATFLVSALALALMRVAEPKPEPHEHHVLHEATAGARHLFTHPVLRALVVATVICMLAIGFGESVFFAVVDQGLGRPVSFIGVLAAVQGAGAVLGGIAVTVLISRVGELRLVPVGLALIGVGCLLPVSDLLPVVAAGSFLLGAGLPIVVVAIVTALQRRTPGPVQGRVFTAFEFLTGGPQLVSILVGAALVAVVDYRWLLLFMAVGNLLGALYAAVRLREPVPGLRVGPGTAEVEPTHPQPLA; encoded by the coding sequence ATGCGTGAGCTGCTGAAGGACCGCAACCTGCGGCTGCTGCTGGTGGGGCAGACGCTGTCGATGTTCGGCGACACGGCGATGCTGCTGGTCCTGGCCATGTGGGCCAAGCAGCTCACCGGTTCGAACTCGGCGGCCGGCACCGTGCTGGCCGCCGTGATCGTGCCGACGCTGCTCGCCCCGCTCGGCGGGATCGTCATCGACCGGCTGCCCCGGCGCCCCCTGATGATCGCGGTGGACGTCGCGACGGCCGCGGTCGTGCTGACGCTGTTGCTCGTCCACGACGAGGGCGACCTGTGGCTGCTGTACGTCGTCGGCTTCCTGTACGGCGCGTCCCTGGTGCTGTTCCAGTCGGCGCGCGCCGCGCTGCTGACCACGATGCTGCCCGAGCAGCTGCTGGGCCCGGCCAACGGCAGCCTCGGGACGGTGCGCGAGGCGCTGCGGCTGGTCGGCCCGCTGACCGGGGCGGCGCTGTTCGCCGGGTTCGGCGGGCACGCGGTCGCCGTCCTGGACGCCGCGACCTTCCTGGTCTCGGCGCTCGCGCTGGCCCTGATGCGGGTCGCCGAGCCCAAGCCCGAGCCGCACGAGCACCACGTGCTGCACGAGGCGACCGCCGGGGCGCGCCACCTCTTCACGCACCCGGTGCTGCGGGCGCTCGTCGTGGCCACGGTGATCTGCATGCTGGCGATCGGGTTCGGCGAGAGCGTGTTCTTCGCCGTCGTCGACCAGGGCCTGGGTCGACCGGTCTCCTTCATCGGCGTGCTGGCCGCTGTGCAGGGCGCGGGAGCGGTGCTGGGAGGCATCGCGGTGACCGTGCTGATCAGCAGGGTGGGCGAGCTGCGCCTCGTCCCGGTCGGGCTCGCGCTCATCGGGGTGGGCTGCCTGCTGCCGGTCAGCGACCTGCTGCCCGTCGTCGCGGCCGGGTCGTTCCTGCTCGGCGCCGGGTTGCCGATCGTCGTGGTCGCGATCGTCACCGCGCTGCAGCGCCGCACCCCGGGACCGGTGCAGGGCCGCGTGTTCACCGCGTTCGAGTTCCTCACCGGCGGCCCGCAGCTGGTGTCGATCCTCGTCGGGGCGGCCCTGGTGGCCGTCGTCGACTACCGCTGGCTGCTGCTGTTCATGGCGGTCGGCAACCTGCTGGGTGCCCTGTACGCCGCCGTCCGGCTGCGCGAACCGGTCCCCGGGCTCAGGGTCGGGCCCGGAACTGCCGAGGTTGAACCGACACACCCGCAGCCCCTCGCCTAG